ATTCAGGTAATTTTGCTATATATCCCTGGTCTTCAATgtattctctttcctgacactgGGAAGAGATGTGGTGGTGTTTGTCTGAAATGCATTTGGACAAAGAGTTCTGCGCTCTCTCTCTTGGTTTTTCATCATAtcttggggaaaggaagaaaagaaaaagaaaccctcAAATAAGAGCTGTTTTTCCTGTTGGCTCAATTTTATTCACGTTTTAAGTTTCCCTCTTCTTCGTGGAGATTGGTTTTAGTATTGGCTGCTTTCCTGCTGTAACGGATCATAGATCACCAGGTACCTAAGAAGAAGGAAGGTAAAAATTATCTACCCATCCATTGTTCTCCCTTCTCTGAAGTGGGCTCCAGTGCTCAATGGGAGATGCCACATACATTTTGCATTAAATTCCAGTTGAAGGGGATATATCTCTGTGACGAtgctgcccgtgggagccagctgaggtcactcaattagggtgaactgcaaacagaacggggcaaacaaaccccaaatgctggtggatattccaatatttagatttaccaagcACAAACCAGCTTCTCTATTACCTCACTgcttactcagaagtccaaacaacgcagttcccttaaagtacgcAGCCTCAGGCCcccatccagacacacatgtcaaacatatgatgataaattctgaaaatcttatttcatcataatcttatttcatcatataaaagaaaaggttctcctgaccccaaaggaccaagcccgaGACCCGGGTCAAataataacttagatcttaccccaaatacatgcttacagtcaATTCtgattaactaaactaaaatttattaaaaaagaaaagagagagcgtGTTGGTTagaagatcaatatacatacagacttgtgttcaattcttgaggttcagatacatagcagacATGAGTTTGTAGTgaccaaaagtccttttagaaatagtccagagGATACAGTCCAATGTCcatgttcagggtgactccaCTCAAtaactggggatctcaatccttatggcttaaggtttccccctcttgaaacccaaagcagatctgtcacctttcaatgagatattatattacactcataacgtCACAATCTCAAACCTTCTTTATTTGCCCTATGAAGCCCTCCAACAGAGAGATGGAGAAAACTTAGGATTCCCACCCATTGGGAATCTTGCTTTCCTGTAAAccttcatttccattttttgtatACCAAATGAATAAGTAGGAAAAGTGTTCTGCCTGGAGATGGCTAACCTTCTGTGAAGTTTATTCATCAGAACTTATAGCTTGTCTTGTCTTCTCAACTTGGGCAGTTGTCTTGAGAGCTAGAGAGGCAAAATGGTCACAGAACACCTCCATCTTCTGGCACAACATTGGGATCCTagaaaaatttattttatttgatctCCATGTTCCTAACAGAGTGGAGTGGAGTAACCCAGTTGTAATGGGTCACTGAGAACCAGGGGCTCACTTCAGAGAAGGAAAACTTACAGATGGGTAACTAAACTTTCTCTTTCTCAAAACCCCAACAGTTcttgtgttttctttctcctctttgctattcccctttgtttcctttgaCTCTAGCACTGGGACTGACTCTAGTCTGAATTCTCTCTATATCCTAGCAGGTGAAGAGATGCTGAGTGAGAATGAAGAGGAGAATCTCCAGTAGGAAACCCCTAAGCAAGTGGAGCTGCATGGGACATTATTAGGAAGATCTAAATGGAATGTTTCCTGGAGCGTTGATCAGGGAAAATCACGTAAGAATCATTGCAGGTCAGAGAGACAGCAGAGAAACCAATTGTGGAAGGAAGTAATTAAATCCCTTATTTGTGAGAAGAGGTGCAACGATCTCAAGGAAACCACAGCCCAGCAGAGAATccacacaaaagagaaaaaaaacacgcACAACACGCAGCAAAAGCTTCAGTTCAGTATGGAAAAAGATTTAGTGACAACTCGCACCTTATGGGACATCAAAGAATTCACACAGGAGAGACCCTATAAACGCATTGACTCTGGGAGTTAGTTTAGTGGCAGAAGCAAACCTTATTAtgcatcagagaacccacacacaggagagaagccctacAAATGACTTTACTGTGAGACACTTTTTTTCAGAGCTCACATCTTATTTCACATCaccgaatccacacaggagataAACCATATAGGCTTGTGGGAAAAATTTCAATCGGAGGTCAAACCTAGTTTGATATCAGAGAGTCCAATACAGGAGAGACTCACTATTAATGCACTGAGTGTGGAAACGAATTTAGTGATAAGTAATGCCTTATGggacatcagagaacccacataGGAGATAAACCCTATAAATACCTTGATAGTGGGAAAAGCTATAATGACAACTAACAACTTATTACACATCAAAGCGCACACATGAGTGAGAGTCCCTATAAATGCCTTGACtgtgggaaaaaattccttcaaaGTTACAATCTTCTCGTGCACCAGCGAATCCATACAGGAGAAACGCCCTATAAATGCCCTGACTGCGGGAAAGGCTTCAATCGAAGTGCAAACCTTATGAGACACCAGAGAATCCATATAGGAGAAAAAGTGCATACCAGCCTCAACTCTGGGGAAAAAGTTAGTGATAAGTCACAACTTACTACACATCACAGAAGCCATTCAGAAGCGAAACCCTACGTATGCAAGGACTGTGGGAACAGTTTCATTCAGAGCTCAGATCTAATTGTGCATCAGAGAGTTCATACAGGAGAAACACCCTATAAATGCCCCGActgtgggaaaaacttcactcGAAGTTCAACGCTTACTagacatcagagaacccacaggggggaaaaaacccataaatgcctggactgtgggaaaagtttcattcaGAGCTCAGATCTAATCGTGCATCAGAGAAGCCATACAGGAGAAACACCCTATAAATGCCTCGActgtgggaaaaacttcactcGGAGGTCTAACCTTActagacatcagagaatccacacaggcgaAAAACCCCATACGTGCCTGGagtgtggaaaaagtttcattCAGAGTTCAGATCTTATtgtgcatcagagaatccacaagagagggaaaaaaacataaaagccTCCCCTTGTGAGCAAGGTTTAGTAACAAGTCACATCTTACCACACACTGGAGAACCCATGTTGGAGAAAGCCCTTATGAATCCCTGGACTATGGGAAAAGTTTCTGTCAGAGTTCAGTTCATATTTCACATTAAAGGATCCACATGGCAGAGCGACTGTATACATACTCCGAATGTGGGAAATGTTTCATTCACAGCTTTGTATACATCAGCTAGTCCatgcaggagagagaccctataaatcagtggttcttaaccttttcagacaactatacccctttcaggagcctgatttgtcttgcataccccaagtttcacctcacttaaaaacaacttgcttacaaaatcgaACATAAAAGCACATCCTctcccaacccccccgccccccgcttccATCTATACACAAATTTGCCTGACTCAGGCCAGTAAGCCCTTGAGACCCATGCCCTAGGACCCAAAAAGTGGGGTGGGTGGCTCTGAGCCCAAGTCCAGTTGGAACTCATGGTTCACACTGCATCATTTTGCAGTGAGGACTTAACTGCGGCTCAGGTCTTCAGACTCGTGTTCTGAGAGTCCACTATtgctatcccacaatcccatgggcctcTTGGCGTTTGACCCTGCTATTGTGTTCTGACCCCTGAGCTGCAAACAGAGAGATCCGTCTTCTGCGTTAGCTATGGCCACCGGTAAGAAGAAGGCCTTAGCCCAGTACGCTGGTCATGGGATCACCTCAGATTCTGATCAATCTGCGGTGTGAGGCGAGCCAGACATTTGACGTCAGTCAGAACACCGGAAATGACCCAGTGTACCAGAAAATAATGGGCAACCTGGCAGAGTTGGGGATTAAACAGACCCATGACCAGCGCAGGGAGCCAGGGCCCGCTTTAGGGGTGGGTGGGCGGGCTGGGCACTGTGCTTAAGGGGGGCGCCGTGCTGGTCCCACCCACCTGACCTGCCGGCAGCAAGCGGGCTTAGAGGCAGCCAGGTAGGCGCAGCTGCGCAAGGAGAGGGCAGACAGACGGATCTGCAGCGGGGGGCATTTGGCCCCAGCCTGGTAACTCCTCCGACGCGGGGCTGCCCCAtctccccctctgccctgctccactAGGTCTGCAGCCACcactgctcctgccacccccactcccacccccatggAGCCACCCCAGCCAAGCTCGGGATCTGGAGCCTGCCTcctgtctgagtgggggtggggctggggggctctgatctcagggggtccccctccccacacctgcgTACCCAGGCTCTGCTGAGCTGGGGTCACGGGGGAGCATGTATCTGCTAGTGACCCTGGGTGCATGCTCTGCTTAAACAGACCGAGCGTTGACACACTCACTCCGGCACACTCACACTTCCCcaatacacactcacacactgtCTCACAGACACAGTCTCTCAGACACTCCCCCAGCACACAcgctctctctcactcccccaacactctcgcacacacacacaaacacgcatATTAGTGTTGTTATGGTTGGTACTTCAAGGCACATATATTCTTTGTCATTTTAGTCTTTCCAAGTTCGTTAAGGGTCacagtgctgttattttagtttttcaaCTGGTCTGCGCATTTcatcattttatttctctcttatgcttacatttaattctttgagtagtgagttctaaaatgcctaacttgtcctggctggagtaattattgTTATTACTTTTATTACCGTAGTGTGCGTTGTCCGTCATTATTTAAAGTGGTCCAATCAAATAATAGTATCCTCCTCGAATGTAAATTTAACTTGTAGTCACCTTAGCAATGCCAGTTCAAAAAAAATTAGCTACACACATAACTGTAGACACTGTGCAGATGCAGGTCACTTATTTTCAAATGGTATTTTTAGTTATACCCGTAAAATAACTTCGAATTAGTAGGACAATAAATGCGGTTCCAAGTCTGATACCGAATAGCCATGATGGGGTCAAATGTTCGTGAGTCACGTACGTGATTGTGATTGGTAAACATA
This genomic interval from Caretta caretta isolate rCarCar2 chromosome 14, rCarCar1.hap1, whole genome shotgun sequence contains the following:
- the LOC125621615 gene encoding uncharacterized protein LOC125621615 gives rise to the protein MSESPYKCLDCGKKFLQSYNLLVHQRIHTGETPYKCPDCGKGFNRSANLMRHQRIHIGEKVHTSLNSGEKVSDKSQLTTHHRSHSEAKPYVCKDCGNSFIQSSDLIVHQRVHTGETPYKCPDCGKNFTRSSTLTRHQRTHRGEKTHKCLDCGKSFIQSSDLIVHQRSHTGETPYKCLDCGKNFTRRSNLTRHQRIHTGEKPHTCLECGKSFIQSSDLIVHQRIHKRGKKT